From one Dermacentor variabilis isolate Ectoservices chromosome 3, ASM5094787v1, whole genome shotgun sequence genomic stretch:
- the LOC142574776 gene encoding uncharacterized protein LOC142574776: protein MDFLKAPEPLLTTGDLRKNWQLFKQRFEIFLTASEVAEKPRTESKKTALLLSVAGAEAIEVFNTFTFAAGEKNDDYATVVKKFDEYCIAQTNEVHERYMFRRRIQAAGEPVEHFLRDLKNQARACNFGALAESMVRDQIVFGINDDTVREKLLRDNNLTLQKAEQACKAAEASATHKEMWNQEHQVHLISRTSTSRENREQTRYDCRNCGGKHSPRRCPAFGKTCRRCQRKNHFARCCKATAVVGELQSGQDDFEILDVSAKNVSSKHDWTVEVQIKNVAVQLKVDTGSQANLLPYGLYAKMNPQPPLYPSSAILRSYGGDVIKHIGVMRAEVSLNGCIAMLSFFVARKGRQAILGLEASERLGLISRVNSVSQNSSEEVVASFRHLFTGTGCVKRVYHMVLRKDATPVVQRPRRVPLALEEPLREELPRMEQAGIIAKVTEPTDWVSPLVIVRKKDGKLRVCMDPRKINECLKREHYAMPRREDIEAELAGARVNSTGMRLVTSRNITGTLAANNSTNRSGRTKPAG, encoded by the exons ATGGATTTCCTCAAAGCACCGGAGCCGCTCCTTACAACAGGCGACCTGCGcaaaaactggcagctcttcaaacaaaggtttgaaATTTTCCTCACGGCGTCAGAGGTCGCAGAAAAGCCTCGGACTGAGTCCAAGAAGACAGCGTTGCTTTTGAGCGTCGCGGGCGCAGAGGCCATTGAAGTCTTTAACACCTTCACGTTTGCAGCAGGCGAGAAGAACGACGACTATGCCACAGTGGTGAAAAAATTTGATGAGTATTGCATTGCACAGACCAATGAGGTTCACGAGAGGTATATGTTCAGGAGAAGAATCCAAGCTGCTGGCGAACCAGTGGAGCATTTCTTACGAGACCTGAAGAATCAAGCACGTGCTTGCAACTTTGGAGCTTTGGCGGAATCGATGGTCAGGGACCAAATTGTGTTCGGGATAAATGACGACACGGTACGTGAAAAGCTCCTCAGGGACAACAACTTGACCCTGCAGAAGGCAGAACAAGCCTGTAAAGCAGCTGAAGCATCAGCAACTCATAAGGAAATGTGGAACCAGGAACACCAAGTGCATCTTATCAGCAGGACTAGCACGAGCCGCGAAAACAGAGAACAGACACGTTATGACTGCCGAAACTGCGGCGGAAAACACTCCCCAAGAAGGTGCCCTGCTTTTGGAAAAACGTGCCGGAGATGTCAGCGGAAAAACCACTTTGCCAGATGTTGTAAAGCGACGGCAGTTGTTGGCGAGTTGCAAAGCGGCCAAGACGATTTCGAGATTCTCGACGTATCCGCAAAGAATGTGTCCAGCAAGCATGACTGGACGGTGGAAGTCCAAATCAAGAACGTGGCAGTTCAGTTAAAGGTTGACACGGGATCGCAGGCAAATTTGTTGCCTTATGGATTATACGCCAAAATGAACCCACAGCCGCCCCTGTACCCCAGCAGCGCGATTTTACGCTCCTACGGCGGAGATGTAATCAAACACATTGGCGTCATGCGGGCCGAAGTCTCTTTAAATGGTTGCATTGCCATGCTGAGCTTTTTCGTGGCACGAAAGGGGCGCCAAGCAATCCTAGGACTTGAGGCGAGTGAACGCCTGGGACTGATTTCACGCGTGAACAGCGTGTCGCAAAACAGCTCTGAAGAAGTGGTTGCCAGCTTTCGTCACCTTTTCACTGGCACCGGCTGCGTCAAACGAGTATACCACATGGTGCTTCGCAAGGACGCCACGCCAGTGGTTCAGAGACCTCGTCGAGTGCCACTGGCTTTAGAGGAGCCACTTCGGGAGGAGTTGCCACGTATGGAACAAGCCGGAATAATTGCAAAAGTCACTGAGCCAACAGACTGGGTGAGTCCCCTTGTTATCGTACGAAAGAAAGACGGGAAGCTGCGAGTCTGCATGGACCCCAGGAAAATAAATGAGTGCCTCAAGCGCGAGCACTACGCGATGCCGAGGCGGGAAGACATAGAGGCCGAGCTGGCCGGCGCAAGA GTCAACTCCACTGGAATGCGGCTGGTCACCAGCCGAAATATTACAGGGACGCTCGCTGCGAACAACTCTACCAACCGTTCAGGTCGGACAAAGCCGGCGGGTTGA